The nucleotide window CGCGTCGGCGCGAATTCGAAACGATGAACCGCTCATGGTGCGGGCAAACGTCGCCGCCCGGCCGCAAATCCATTTGCGGCACAATGCCATAAGCTGGCGTATCAACGCCAGTGCATTGCCGCATCAACGGGAACCGGTGACGGGCTACGCGCCCAGGCTGTGGTCCGGGCCGCCGGGCCGGATCAGAACGGATTCCAGGTCGCGGTCGGCGTGAACTTCAGATAGCCGATATTGGCACCGAGCCGCAGCCCGATGCCGGACTGGATCGGCACCAACACAATACCGTTGGCGGTCAGCGCGGTCATGCCGAAGCCGCCGACCACATAGGCCGAACCGTCGATGCCGCCGAACCGCTGATAGATCGCGTTGGTCGACGGCAGGTTGTAGACCAGCGTCATGGTGCGGGCGCCGTTGCCGCCCCAGTCGAATCCGACCGACGGGCCCTGCCAGTATACCTTCAAGTCGCCGGCATTCTTGGTGTAGAGCGTGCCTTCGCCGTAGCGCAGGCCGGCGACGAACGCGCCGGAGCCTTCCTCGCCGAGCACATAGCCGTTGGGCAGGCCCCATTGGCTCACCGCACGCTCGATCGCCGAGGCGAGGCCGCGCGAAACATTGCCGAAGAAGCGGTGGCCTGCGCCGACCAGTTCGTCCGGCCCATAGGTATTCGGGCCGGCGGGAGCCTTCGGCGGCATGGGCTGCTGCTGGGCCATGGCCGGCAAATTCAGGGCTGCCAGCGCAACAAAGGCCAGCGCGGCGCGACGCGTCACGAAGCTCATGGAATTCACCCCTGGGTCTTCAAATCCCCTGCGCCACTTTAACCGGATGCTGAGAGGCGTCCTTTTAGGTAGCGGCGTTTGTCCCCGACTGGAAACGTTATCGGCAGCAACTATGACGGCACAACGGCAGGAACGGAACCAGATGCGCCTTCGAATCGCCTTGATCGGACTGCTGTCGCTCGGCCTGATCGCAGCCGCATTCTCGCCCGGCGTAAAAGCGGCGACCACCGAGCGCGTGGTGGCGGACCGCAACACCGGGCTTGCGATCGATGGGTTCGATCCGGTGGCATATTTCACCGATCGTGAGCCGCGGCAAGGCCAAGCGCAGTTCGAAGCGTCCGCCAGCGGCGTGGTCTGGCGGTTCTGCAACGACGACAATCGCAAGTTCTTCCTCGCCCGGCCGGACATCTACGGCCCGCAATTCGGCGGCTATGATCCGGTGGCGGTGGCCCGCGGCGTGCCGTTGGCCGGCAATGCGCGGGTCTGGCTGATCAGCGGCCAGCGGCTGTATCTGTTCGACCGCGAGGAAAACCGCGACTCCTTCGCGGCCAGCCCGGAGCGCTATCTCCACGACGCCCGCGAGCGCTGGCCGGGACTGTTGGCGACGCTCTCCGAATAGACGCCGCCGCCGATCTAGCGTCCGTTGCGATCGCCCCAGGCGATGAACTCCGGCACGATGAAGTTCGGCCGCGGCTCGTCGAACCGCAGCGGTGCGCCGCTGGTGTCGGTGACCTTGCCGCCGGCCGCGATGACCAGCGCGGCGCCGGCCGCAATGTCCCATTCACAGATCGATGCCAGCCGCGGGTAGATGTCGGCCTCGCCTTCGGCGATACGGCAGAATTTCAGCGACGATCCCAGCGTCGCGTGGACCGCACCGGGGCGGGCGTCGATGAAGGCGACGGTGGCGGCATCGAGATGCGAGCGGCTGACCGTGGCGACCCACGGCTCGCCCGGTTTGGGCAGCGGCCGCGTCCGGATCGGCTCGGCGGCGAAGCTGCGGCCGTCGGCCGCGAGCGTCAGCCGCTCGGCGCCGTGACCGGCGACGCCGCGCCAGGCCAATCCGAGCGCCGGCGCACCGACGATGCCGAGCACCGGCACGCCGTCGCTCACCAGCGCCAGGTTGACGGTGAATTCGTCCCGGCCGGCGATGTACTCCTTGGTGCCGTCGAGCGGATCGACCACGAAGAAGCTGCCCGAGCTCGGACGCCCGCCGCTGCAAGATTCTTCCGACAGCACCGGCAAATCCGGCGCGACCGCGGCCAGCCCTTCGGCGATCACCCGGTCTGCGGCGAGATCGGCGGCCGTCACCGGCGAGCCGTCGCCTTTGTGCAGCACCGGCGTATCTCGTGAAATCGCCACGATTGCGGCTCCGGCGCGCAACACCACCTCGGTCAGCGGTGCAAGCAGAGCGGCGGCGTGCTCGGAGGAAACGACGGCGGGCTGTTCGAACGCGGCAGTCATCAAGCTGTGTCATCCTCCATCGGTGGTCCGGTCGGTGCCGGACCGTTGTGTTGGCACTGCCAGCGGCCGCAGTGTATCAAGCCATTAACCAAGGCTGATTCGTCTTGCGAGCGGTTTTCCGAGGAACAGACTGATGTCCGACACCCTTTCTCCCGCTGTCCAGGCTCCCGCTCCCGACGCGCTGGAACTGGCAGCGCTGCTGTGTTCGCGGGTGTGTCACGATCTCATCAGCCCGGTCGGTGCGATCGTCAATGGCCTCGAGGTGCTGGACGACAGCTCCAAGCAGGAAGACCGCGATTTCGCCCTCGATCTGATCCGCAAGAGCGCCAAGACGGCGTCGGCGCGGCTGCAGTTCTGCCGGCTGGCGTTCGGCGCGGCCGGCTCTGCCGGCGCCCAGATCGATCTCGGCGACGCCCAGAATATGGCGCGCGGTCATCTCGAAGACGACAAGACCAAGCTGACCTGGAATCTGCCCAGGCTGCTGCTTGCCAAGAACCGGGTCAAGCTGCTGCTCAACATGCTGATCATCGCGCAGCAGACGATTCCGCGCGGCGGTACGCTGACGATCGATCCGATCGGCGAGGGCGACAATTTGTCGTTCCGCATCGTGGCGGCGGGGATCAACGCCCGCACGCCGCACAACATCGTCGATCTGCTCAACGGGACGCAGAGCGGTCCGATCGAGTCGCACGGCGTGCAGCCGTACTACACGCGGCTGTTGGCGCAGGCCTGCGGATTGACCGTTTCGCTGGCGCCGGAAGCCGACACCATGGTGGTAACTGCGTCCTGAGCGGCGCTTCGATATAGTGAACGTTGTATTGACGGCGGGCCTCGTGATCGTACGAAGGCCCTAACTATTTGAACTTCCGCCGCATCGTCCTGCGGCCCGCAACCAATATTAAACGCTTTCCGCACACAGTGGCCGCATTAGTCGGGCATTGGCGACGGTCGCGTGCCCGCGTGCAGTGAAGGCCACGCGTATGGACGATCTTCTTCGTGAGTTTTTGACGGAGACTTTCGAGAGCCTGGACACGGTCGACAACCAGTTGGTCCGTTTCGAGCAGGAGCCGAACAACGCGAAGATATTGGACAATATTTTCCGTCTTGTTCACACCATCAAGGGGACCTGCGGTTTTCTGGGGTTGCCGCGGCTGGAAGCGCTTGCGCATGCGGCCGAGACGTTGATGGGCAAATTCCGGGACGGGATGCCGGTGACGGGTGAGGCGGTGACGCTGATCCTGACCACGATCGACCGGATCAAGGACATTCTCACGCAGCTCGAGGCGACCCAGGCCGAGCCCGAGGGCGAGGACGGCGACCTGATCGGTGAGCTGGAGCGGCTGTCGATGCGGACGGCGGAGGAGATCGCGGCCGAGCTCGGCGGCGCTGTGCCGGAGGTGGTTGCGGACGTAGAGGTCATGGAGGCCGAAGCGCCGGCGACTGAGGCGGTGGCGGATGCGGCCACCGAGGGCACGCTGGTGGCGCAGACGCTGGAGCGTCCGCTGCGGCCGGGCGAGGTGTCGCTGGACGAGCTGGAGCGGGCCTTCCGCGAGACCGCGATCGAAGTCGAGGCGCCGCCGCTGCAGCCGGCCGTGAGCGAGGCTCCGGCCGTCGTCGAGGCCGCGCAGCCCGAGCCGAAGCCGGCCGCCAAGCCGAAGGCCGCCAAGCCGGCGGCCAAGAAGTCCGGCGGCGACGGCGAGGGCGCTGCCGAAGGCGGCGGGGGCGGCGGGGTCGCCAACCAGTCGATCCGCGTCAACGTCGATACCCTCGAACATCTGATGACGATGGTGTCGGAGCTGGTGCTGACCCGCAACCAGCTTCTGGAGATCAGCCGCCGCCACGAGGACAACGAGTTCAAGGTGCCGCTGCAGCGGCTGTCGACGGTGACGGCCGAGCTGCAGGACGGGGTGATGAAGACCCGGATGCAGCCGATCGGCAACGCCTGGCAGAAGCTGCCGCGGATCGTGCGCGATCTGGCGGGCGAACTCGGCAAGCAGATCGAGCTGGAGATGCACGGCGCCGACACCGAGCTCGACCGCCAGGTGCTCGACCTGATCAAGGATCCGCTCACCCACATGGTGCGCAACTCCGCCGACCACGGCCTGGAGCGGCCGGAGGAGCGGGTCCGGAACGGCAAGCCCGAGCAGGGCACGATCCGATTGAGCGCCTATCACGAGGGCGGCCACATCGTGATCTGCATCGCCGACAACGGTCGCGGGCTCGACACCGAGCGGATCAAGGCCAAGGCCTTGGCCAACGGTCTGGTCACCGAGGTCGAACTCGAGAAGATGACCGAGGCGCAGATCCACAAGTTCATCTTCGCGCCGGGGTTCTCGACCGCCGCCGCCGTCACCTCGGTGTCCGGCCGCGGGGTGGGCATGGACGTGGTGCGCACCAATATCGACCAGATCGGCGGCACGATCGAGGTGAAGTCGGTCGCGGGCGAAGGCTCGGCGATCACCATCAAGATCCCGCTGACGCTTGCGATCGTCTCGGCGCTGATCGTGGAAGCCGGCGGCGACCGGTTTGCGATCCCGCAGCTCGCGGTGGTCGAACTGGTGCGGGCGCGGGCCAACTCCGAGCACCGCATCGAGCGGATCAAGGACACCCCGGTTCTCAGGTTGCGCGACAAGCTGCTGCCGCTGATCCATCTGAAGAAGCTGCTCGGCATCGACGAGGGCACCAACAGCGAGCCGGAGAACGGCTTCATCGTGGTGACGCAGGTCGGCAGCCAGACCTTCGGCATCGTGGTGGACGGCGTGTTCCACACCGAAGAAATCGTGGTCAAGCCGATGTCGACCAAGCTGCGTCACATCGGGATGTTCTCGGGCAACACCATCCTGGGCGACGGCGCGGTGATCATGATCGTCGATCCCAATGGCATTGCGCAGGCGCTCGGCACCGCGGTGTCGGCGCAGCACGACATCTCCGACCAGGCGGCGGCGAGCCGCAACGCCTCGGCCGAACAGCTCACCTCGCTGCTGGTGTTCCGCGCCGGCTCGAGCCAGCCGAAGGCGGTGCCGCTGTCGCTGGTGACGCGTCTGGAAGAGATCGCCTCCGACAAGATCGAGATGTCGAACGGCCGCTACATGGTGCAGTACCGCGACCAGTTGATGCCTTTGGTGCTGATGGAAGGCGTCGAGGTGGCCTCCAGCGGGGTGCAGCCGATCCTGGTGTTCGCCGACGAGGACCGGTCGATGGGCCTGGTGGTCGACGAGATCGTCGACATCGTCGAGGAGCATCTGCACATCC belongs to Rhodopseudomonas palustris and includes:
- a CDS encoding DUF1134 domain-containing protein — translated: MSFVTRRAALAFVALAALNLPAMAQQQPMPPKAPAGPNTYGPDELVGAGHRFFGNVSRGLASAIERAVSQWGLPNGYVLGEEGSGAFVAGLRYGEGTLYTKNAGDLKVYWQGPSVGFDWGGNGARTMTLVYNLPSTNAIYQRFGGIDGSAYVVGGFGMTALTANGIVLVPIQSGIGLRLGANIGYLKFTPTATWNPF
- the chpT gene encoding histidine phosphotransferase ChpT, with amino-acid sequence MSDTLSPAVQAPAPDALELAALLCSRVCHDLISPVGAIVNGLEVLDDSSKQEDRDFALDLIRKSAKTASARLQFCRLAFGAAGSAGAQIDLGDAQNMARGHLEDDKTKLTWNLPRLLLAKNRVKLLLNMLIIAQQTIPRGGTLTIDPIGEGDNLSFRIVAAGINARTPHNIVDLLNGTQSGPIESHGVQPYYTRLLAQACGLTVSLAPEADTMVVTAS
- a CDS encoding YHS domain-containing (seleno)protein, with the protein product MTAQRQERNQMRLRIALIGLLSLGLIAAAFSPGVKAATTERVVADRNTGLAIDGFDPVAYFTDREPRQGQAQFEASASGVVWRFCNDDNRKFFLARPDIYGPQFGGYDPVAVARGVPLAGNARVWLISGQRLYLFDREENRDSFAASPERYLHDARERWPGLLATLSE
- a CDS encoding 3'(2'),5'-bisphosphate nucleotidase CysQ family protein, whose product is MTAAFEQPAVVSSEHAAALLAPLTEVVLRAGAAIVAISRDTPVLHKGDGSPVTAADLAADRVIAEGLAAVAPDLPVLSEESCSGGRPSSGSFFVVDPLDGTKEYIAGRDEFTVNLALVSDGVPVLGIVGAPALGLAWRGVAGHGAERLTLAADGRSFAAEPIRTRPLPKPGEPWVATVSRSHLDAATVAFIDARPGAVHATLGSSLKFCRIAEGEADIYPRLASICEWDIAAGAALVIAAGGKVTDTSGAPLRFDEPRPNFIVPEFIAWGDRNGR
- a CDS encoding hybrid sensor histidine kinase/response regulator — translated: MDDLLREFLTETFESLDTVDNQLVRFEQEPNNAKILDNIFRLVHTIKGTCGFLGLPRLEALAHAAETLMGKFRDGMPVTGEAVTLILTTIDRIKDILTQLEATQAEPEGEDGDLIGELERLSMRTAEEIAAELGGAVPEVVADVEVMEAEAPATEAVADAATEGTLVAQTLERPLRPGEVSLDELERAFRETAIEVEAPPLQPAVSEAPAVVEAAQPEPKPAAKPKAAKPAAKKSGGDGEGAAEGGGGGGVANQSIRVNVDTLEHLMTMVSELVLTRNQLLEISRRHEDNEFKVPLQRLSTVTAELQDGVMKTRMQPIGNAWQKLPRIVRDLAGELGKQIELEMHGADTELDRQVLDLIKDPLTHMVRNSADHGLERPEERVRNGKPEQGTIRLSAYHEGGHIVICIADNGRGLDTERIKAKALANGLVTEVELEKMTEAQIHKFIFAPGFSTAAAVTSVSGRGVGMDVVRTNIDQIGGTIEVKSVAGEGSAITIKIPLTLAIVSALIVEAGGDRFAIPQLAVVELVRARANSEHRIERIKDTPVLRLRDKLLPLIHLKKLLGIDEGTNSEPENGFIVVTQVGSQTFGIVVDGVFHTEEIVVKPMSTKLRHIGMFSGNTILGDGAVIMIVDPNGIAQALGTAVSAQHDISDQAAASRNASAEQLTSLLVFRAGSSQPKAVPLSLVTRLEEIASDKIEMSNGRYMVQYRDQLMPLVLMEGVEVASSGVQPILVFADEDRSMGLVVDEIVDIVEEHLHIQVGSSREGILGSAVIKGQATEVIDVAHFLPMAFSDWLARKEMRQTMTTRSVLLVDDSAFFRNMLGPVLKAAGYKVRVATSAVEGLAVLRSGAQFDVILTDIEMPEMNGFEFAEAIRADTKMSNLPVIALSSLVSPGAIERGRQAGLTDYIAKFDRPGLIAALKEQTTVHAVPEVLEQAA